Genomic DNA from Vibrio vulnificus CMCP6:
GCGTTGGATGACGTGATTGCGGAATCGGCCAAACTGAATCAAGCGTTGAAAGCCGATCTTGAGCAAGGGCGTGACCGTCTGTTGGAAATGCACTCCAACGGTGGGGAGAAAGCGCAGCAAATCGTGGCGGAAATTGCCGCCAAAGATGGCGATACCAACCTAGTGAGTTTTGCACTTAGCTTGTTTGACACCATTGGTTTGAACCAAGATGACAAAGGTGAAAATGCCATCGTGGTGACGCCGTCGGAGCACATGATGGTGCCGAGCTACCCAGGTTTGCCGTACGAAGGCGCGACGATTACCTTCGATCGCGATACGGCGTTGTCACGCGAAGACATGCACTTTATCAGTTGGGAACACCCAATGATCCAAGGCGGCATTGATTTGCTGATGAGTGAAGGGGTGGGCACCTGTGCCGTTTCTCTGCTCAAGAACAAAGCATTGCCGGTCGGCACTTTGCTGCTAGAGCTGATTTATGCGGTGGACGCGCAAGCGCCGAAACGCAGTGGTATTGGCCGCTTCTTACCTCGCACGCCAATTCGTTTGATGATGGACGCTCGTGGCAACGATCTCTCTGGTCAAGTGGAGTTTGAAAGCTTTAACCGTCAATTGAGCCCAGTGAATCGCCATTTGGCGAGCAAATTGGTTTCGTCGGTGCAAAACGATATCCATCGTTTGATTGAAGCCGGTGACCAGTTGGTGGTGGAAAATGTCGAAGCAATTCGTCAGCAAGCACAGCAAGAGATGCAGCAGAGTCTTAATAGTGAACTTGAGCGTCTGCAAGCATTGAAAGCGGTCAACCCGAACATTCGTGATGAAGAAATTGAGGCGATTGACGCGCAAATCAAAGAGTTGAACGGTTACATCTCGAAGGCGCAATTCCAATTGGATTCACTGCGTCTGATTGTGGTGAGCCACAACTGATCCCGAGTGATCCGTTAAACGACCATCGGCTCCTTTACTGGAGCCGTTGGGTTATGACAATATGCCCGTTATCCCCTTCCTACTTGAAGCTGCAGCGGCGTTGACTACGTTCGTCCTCTGGGTCGCCAGCCCGGCCCAATTACATAGTCTTCTATGTTCATGGGGATGACCTCACTTGCCGCCTACCTGCAACTCCAAGTAGTTTGGGGACATTTTTATAGTGAGACTTTGCTATGGCGATGCTTGAGTACCTTCCACCGACCGATCCTTGGACGGAGATTATTTTCGAAGATGACCATATTTTGGCGGTCAACAAACCTTCGGGATTGCTTTCGGTTCCGGGGCGCTTGCCAGAGCATCACGACAGCATGTGGAGCCGCTTGCAAGAGCAGTATCCTGAGATCCAAGTGGTGCATCGCCTGGATATGTCGACCTCAGGTTTAATGGTGTTTGCCAAGAACAAGCGCGCAGAAGCGGCATTAAAGAAGCAGTTTCAATACCGTTTAACGCATAAGGTCTACTACGCACGCGTGTGGGGCCATGTAGAAGCAGATTCAGGCATGATTGATTTGCCACTGATTTGTGATTGGCCAAACCGACCGATGCAGAAGGTGTGTCATGAACATGGCAAGCCATCGCAAACGGCGTTTCAAGTTGCCAAACGCGAAGTGCATGCCAATGGAGCACAAACCACGATTATGCGCTTATTACCTGTGACGGGGCGTTCGCACCAGCTGCGTGTGCACATGCAGGCATTGGGGCATCCGATTGTCGGCGATGAATTTTACGCCCAAGGTGACGCGTTTACCTTCTCCGAACGCCTCGAATTGCATGCCGCAGAGCTGAGCTTTTATCATCCTAAGAGCCATTGGCTACGCAGCTTATTCGTTCCTTGTGACTTCTATCCGGATGCCGAAGAGATGATCTTTTCATATTTCGATCCTGCGCGTAAATTACCGGATTACAAGTCGCTGCCCAAGAGCTAGGCTCTCGCCTTTCACGTTTTCGATTTCTTTTCACTGGCAGTGCGTAAGGAGTTTTTATGTCGCTGCCTGTTGTGGTTTTTCTCGATCGCGCCACCATTCCTGCCCACATCACCCTGCCGACTTTGGCGTTTGAGCATCGCTGGGTTGAATACGATTTCACGTCGCCAGAACAAGTGATTGAACGTCTGCAAGCGGCCGATATTGTCATCACCAATAAAGTGCTGCTCGACCAAGCATTGTTAGCGCAGTTGCCGAACTTACGGATGATTGCGGTCGCTGCAACCGGATTTAACAATGTCGATGTGGATTTTTGCGCGGAAAAAGGCATTGCCGTCGCGAATGTGCGAGGCTATGCGACGCGATCGGTGCCTGAACACGTGATTGCTATGCTGTTTGCGCTGCGTCGTAACCTGTTTGGTTATCATCAAGACATTGCTGCCGGTGTATGGCAACAGGACAAGCAGTTTTGCTTTTTTACTCATCCCATTGGCGATGTGGCAGGCTCGACGTTGGGCATCATTGGCTCTGGCGCGTTAGGGCAAGCGACGGCGCAATTGGCGCAAGCATTAGGCGTGAAGGTGTTGTTTGCTGAGCGAAAAGGGCAAAGCGATTGTCGTCAGGGCTATCACCGTTTTGAAGAGGTGTTGGCGCAAGCCGATGCGATTTCCCTTCATTGCCCACTTTCAGCGCAAACACACCACTTAATCGGCGCGGCGGAGCTGGCCAGCATGAAAAGCAACGCGATTTTAATCAATACTGGGCGTGGTGGCTTAGTTGATGAACAGGCTTTGGTCGAGGCGTTGAAAAAGGGCGACATTGCGGCGGCTGGCGTAGATGTGTTTAGCACAGAGCCTGCCGATGAAACCAATCCGCTGCTCGCGAATATGCATTTGCCAAACTTGCTGCTCACGCCGCATGTGGCGTGGGGCAGTGATTCTGCGATTACTCAGTTGTGTGAGATTTTGCTGGAAAACATCAACGCCTATTGGCGAGGCGAAACGCTCAACCGTTTGGTGTAGCGAGCAGCAATGAAAAAGGGTGACCTGATGTCACCCTTTAAAATCGGTTGGATTGGCGATTATTTACGAACCGCGATCGCTTCGATTTCGATGCCCACGTCTTTTGGTAGACGAGCCACTTCCACACATGAACGTGCTGGGTAGTGCGCGACGTTGTGCTCGTCGAAGAAGTTACCATACACCTCATTTACTGTGCCAAAATCGTTGAGATCTTTAACGAATACCGTCATTTTCACGATGTCGCCTACAGTCAGGCCAGAGGCTTCGACCACCGCTTTGACGTTGTCGAGCGATTGGCGAGCTTGCGCTGCGATGTCTGCTGGCACTTCGCCTGTTGCTGGGTTTACTGGGATTTGGCCAGAGGTCAGTACCATATTGCCTAGGTCTACGCCTTGGATGTATGGGCCGATTGCAGCAGGTGCTGAGTCTGTATGAAGTACTTTAGTCATTATTATGTTCCGTCTTGATTGCAAGGAAAACAAAGAGCGTTCAGTGTGCCGTGAAAGAAATGATTGGTAAAGAAAAAATCCCCGCTAGGTAGGCGGGGATCGTATCGATTAACGCTCAGTGACGATCTCTCGGGAGAAGACTTTTTCACAATATTTACACTTCAAACGTACGTCGCCTTTTTTCTCAAACACGCGGAAGTTACTCGCGACTGGCTCATTGTGCGTAATGCAGTTGGTGTTTGGGCACTCAAAGACATCACTGACAAACTCAGGCAGCTCCAACGCGAGCTTCTTCACCACTTGGTAATCTTCAATTTGATTGACGGTGGCGTGAGGCGCGTAAAGGGCCAATTTGCTCGCTTGCTCTTCGTTGATAAACACGTTTTCAATCTTGAGCAAATCTTTGTTACCCAGAGCGGATGAAGGCAAATTTAAGCCAATGGTGACGCGCTGCGATGAGTTGTGCATATCAAACAGTTTCAACACCTTGATGCCTACTTGCGCTGGGATATGGTCGATCACTGTACCGTTTTTAATCGCTTCAACCTGCAATTTTGTCTCTTTGTTCATCTTGATTCTCCTACTTACAGTGATTCGTTCAGTACCAGTGCCAACAAGGCTTCACGAGCGTAAACGCCGTTGCCTGCTTGCTGGAAGTAGTAAGCGTGCGGTGTTTTGTCGACGTCAGTGGTGATCTCATCCACACGTGGCAGTGGATGCAGCACTTTGAGGTTCTCACGTGCGCCTTCCAATAGCGCTGCGGTGAGGATGTAGGCGGATTTAATGTGCGCGTATTCCGATTCATCGAAACGTTCTTTTTGTACGCGCGTCATGTAGAGAATATCCAGCTCAGGGATTACGGTTTCCATGTCTGTGTGCAGGCTGTAGCTGATGCCAGCTTCATCCAGATCTTCAAGAATGTAATCTGGCATTGCCAATGCGTCTGGCGCAACAAAGAAGAAGCGGATGTTGTTGAATTTTGCCAAGGCTTGCGTCAACGAGTGTACGGTGCGGCCATATTTTAAGTCACCGACAAACGCCACATTCAAGTTGTCCAAACGACCTTGCGTTTCGGAGATGGTGAACAGATCAAGCAGCGTTTGAGTTGGATGCTGGTTCGCACCATCACCGGCGTTGATCACCGGAACACCGTTAGAAAATTCAGAAGCCAGACGCGCAGCGCCTTCTTGTGGGTGACGCATGACAAAAGCATCCACATAGTTCGAGATGACTTGTACCGAGTCAGACAGCGTTTCGCCTTTTTTCGCCAGTGAGGTGTTACCACCATCGTCAAACCCAATGACATCGCCACCGATGCGTTGGATGGCCGTTTCAAACGACAGGCGAGTACGGGTGGAAGGCTCGAAGAAACAACTCGCGACGACCTTGTTCTTTATCAGCTCTGGGTTTGGCTCTGCTTTTAACTGACCTGCCGTTTTGACAATCAATTCCAGCTCAGCGCGGCTAAGCTCTGGAATGGAGATAATGTGCTTCTTATAAAGCGAGTTTGTCATAATCGTCTTCCCTATCTGAATGTTTCAGGCATAAAAAAGCCCCCCATGACGGGAGGCTTCAAAATTCTATTGGTTGAACAAATACAATGGTAGAAGAAACAACACCATGCAGGTGGGATTGCGTACCTGCTCGTCGTGTTTTGTTACTGCGATGATCCATTGTTATTTACCAACCCTCGGACAAATTGCCGAGCATTATACGCGTAAGAAAAGCGAGCGCAAGCGATTACATCAAGCTTTAGGTCTGAAATGTAATCGATTAACTGCCTAAAGTTGCGACCATCACGGCTTTGATGGTGTGCATGCGATTTTCGGCTTCATCAAACACAATCGAATGCTCAGATTCAAACACCTCTTCGGTCACTTCCAAGCCTTTCATACCAAACTTGTCAGCCACTTGTTTGCCAATGGTGGTTTCGTCGTTGTGGAAAGCCGGTAGGCAATGCATAAATTTGACATTCGGATTGCCAGTTTGCTTGAGGACATTCATGTTGACTTGATAAGGTTTCATCAATGCCACGCGCTCATCCCAAGCCTCTGGTGATTCACCCATGGAGACCCAAACATCGGTATAGAGGAAATCACAGCCTTGTACCCCTTCTGCGACATTTTCAGTCAGGGTAATCTTGCCGCCGGTTTGTTTGGCAATGGCTTGGCAGGCGGCCACGAGTTCTTCATCGGGCCAGTAAGCTTGCGGGCCAACAAGGCGAATATCCATGCCCATTTTGGCTGCGCCCACCATCAACGAATTGCCGACGTTATTACGCGCATCACCAAGGTAGGCGAATTGAATGTCGGCAAGTGCTTTGCCTTGGCTGTGTTCAAGCATGGTGAGGAAGTCAGCAAGAATTTGTGTGGGATGAAATTCGTCGGTTAAGCCATTCCATACCGGGACGCCAGCGAAAGCACCGAGCTCTTCGACGATCGCTTGACCAAAGCCACGATATTGAATGCCATCGTACATGCGACCCAACACTCGCGCAGTGTCTTTCATCGACTCTTTATCACCAATTTGCGAGCCAGAAGGGCCGATATAGGTGACTTGTGCGCCTTGATCAAAGGCGGCGACTTCAAAAGCACATCGGGTACGAGTTGACGCTTTCTCAAAGATCAATGCAATGTTTTTGCCCAGTAGTTTCTTCTGCTCAGTGCCAGCGTATTTGGCTTTCTTTAGATCAGCAGACAGATCGATCAAAAACTGGATCTCTTTTGTCGAGAAGTCCAACAACTTGAGGAAGTTGCGATTCCGGAGATTAAATGCCATGACTCGTTCCTTATTTATCCATCGTCATGGCACTAGTAAAACATAGAAATGCTACTTTTGTGAATAATTATTTTAAAATTAAGCATAAAAAAGCCAACTTAAAAAGTTGGCTTTAGTGAGAACATTAGCACGAAGTTAGATATCATCACGCTCAATCGGGCAACTCATGCAGCGTGCACCACCACGGCCACGGCCTAATTCATTCCCCGGAATGGTGAGAACTTCAATGCCCGCTTTATCGTATTTTTCATTGGTGTAGACGTTTCGTTCATAACCAATCACCACGCCTGGTTTCACGGTTAACACGTTATTGGCATCGTTCCACTGTTCACGTTCTGCCTCATAACTGTCACCACCGGTGGTAATGATATTGAGGTGATTCAAGCCCAGTGCACGTTCAATGGCGTGCAAATAGTTATGCAAAGCTTCTACTTGCATCTCGCCATTGCCTTTTGGCGTTAAGCGCCAAGTATGCAGATCTTTACGCATGATCTCTGGATAAACAGAAAAAGTATCAACATCCATGTGTGTCATCACCGTATCTAAGTGCATGCACGAACGATGTTTGGGCAGTTCAATGGCAATCACTTCTTTTGCTTGGCCATGTTTAAACAGGTTGGCCGCTAAGTTTTCCACTCCTTGTGGGGTAGTGCGCTCTGACATGCCAATCAGCACGGCGCCTTTACCTATCACTAACACATCGCCCCCTTCAATGTTGGCGTTGTCGTAATGGAGGTCTTCGTTGCCAAAGTATTTGATGAAATCTTGCCCCGCAAAGATGGGGTGCCACTGATAAATCGCCCGCAAATGGTTGGTCTCACGTTGACGTGCGGGTTTCATCATTGGATTGAGCGATACACCACCATAAACCCAACATGAGGTATCACGGGTAAAGAGATGATTCGGGAGCGGTTCAATCACGAAGTCTAATGGCTGCTTCATGCGCGGCAGCATAGAGGCCGACTGAATGGGTAATTCAGAGTAAGCCAGACCACCCAGCAAAATGGTGGCAAGGTGTTCGTTGTCCATCTCAGAAAGGTAACGACGTAAGTCGCGCGCAAAAATTGGGCCGTAGCGAAAATCGGAGATTTGAACATCTAACAGCCACTGCTTTGCTTCTGGCACGGCGAGGGTATCCACCATCAAATCGTGCAGAAGTAGCACCTCAACACCTTGTTGGCGCAACGTATCGGCAAACGCATCGTGCTCTTTACCTGCCGCCTCAACCAGTAAGACATCGTCAAACAGCAGTTCATGACAATTTGAAGGGGTAAGGTGGGTTAGGGCTCTTTCTGGTCGATTAAGAAGGACTCGGCGTAACTGACCGACTTCAGAACCTACATACAACTTACTCATTTTGCATCCTTACAGTTTATCCTGGCGCTATTTATGACAATCTTTTGTATAAGATGCAAATCATCTGGCTTTGTTTAAGTCCTGCATTATTGGTTATTTTTGGTTTTAAATTCCAATCTAACCGCTTTCTCTGGATGTTTATTTTGTTTTGTGGTGTTTAAAAAAAGTACGGCAGGATTGATTTTTTATGCGTAAACGGTGCTTTGCTTACTTTGAGTCTTTTTGAATAAAACGTGATTTTTTATTCAAAAAACTGCATTTTATCGTTCGGCTTAGGCGTTATTCATTCTAGAAGCGCATTTGTTTACTGCATGAAGTCGCGCGATAAGGGCAATTCTATTTATCTATATTTCATCTTCTTGGCGTTAGGATGTTCTGAATATTAATAAATTGGCACTATTGTTAAAAATGTGTTGTTTTGCATTGTGGTGACGGCCCATTTTGAGGTTAAGCAGCAAAAGATAGGTTGTATGTCGCTTTGTCGGTGGCTTTTCTAGGCGATCCATGCCATATTTCACCGCAACAAATTGATCCAATTTAGAGTAACGATTCCGGAGCTAAAACATGTCTCACGAAGATGAATATCTATCAGTAGAAGAGTTAATTGAGATTCAAAAGGAAGAGACTCGCGATATTATCGCTGCTCTGCTTGAAGATGGCAGCGATCCTGAAGCACTGTATGAAATCGAGCACCACCTATTTGCTGAAGATTTCGACACCCTAGAAAAAGCGGTTGTTGAAGCATTTAAGATGGGCTTTGAAGTGCTGGAAGCTGAAGAAACTGAAGATGAAGACGGCAACAAGCTGCTTTGTTGTGATGCAACCATGCAGTCGACGCTGGACGCTGAAACCATTGATGCTCAAGTAGAGAAGTTGGTTCATCTCGCTGAAAAATACGACATCATCTATGATGGTTGGGGCACTTACTACGAAGGTGAAGATGCGCTATACCAAGATGACGACGAAGACGAAGACTTCGAAGACTAATAAAACAAGAGCCGGCGATTGCCGGCTTTTGTTTGTGTTCCGTTTGCTCGCATGGCGTTGTTATTCATCTTGTTACACTCATACGGAGAACAGCGCTCGCTCATTGGCAGGGTTGTGTATATAATGCGGCAAACTTGATCTAGCTCAATTATGATATGCAACTCTCACTCACTGGTTATTGGCAACTTTCCCCGCTTACCGATCTCTCTATTCCACAAGATGATCTCTGCTTTCCCGCGCCACTAAGCGAGATTTTGCCTGCTTCCCTCTCTGAGCAAGCCATTGCGGCGCAAGAATGGCACTTGATGCACGACATCGAAGTGGATGACAGTTTGCTGGCTTATCCTGCGGTTGAGATGGTGCTTGCTGGAGTGGATTACCATGCCGAAGTGCGCTTAAACGGCATTGCTGTGTTTGATTGTGATAAAAGTCAGTTTGAGTATCGCAAAGATATTCGTCCTTATCTGCAACATGGACGTAATCGCTTTGAAATTCTTTTTCTCGAAGAGGAAGAAGAATTGCTGTTTGAGGAAGACAGACTGGCATTGTGCGAGTTAGGGGCAAATGCCTATCAACCCAGTGACGAAAGAATGGGGATCTGGCGAGAGCCGTATTTGCAGTTTATCCGCCACGTTCGTCTTGATTGCGTGACGACCGAGCAAATCTGGCACCATGGTGGTGGGTGTGAATTTAAAGTGGATCTCTACTATCAAACCTACGTATCGGGTTTGATTTCAGCTTCAGTCAAGTTTGATGGCCGCCGCTACAATATCCCTCTGGATCTGCGCAGCGATCATGCTAGTGCTTTATTTCAAATTGACGCCCCCAGCCCAGCAACACCATATCAATTAGAGATTGAGCTTGATGGTCAGACGCTGAGCGCACCCGTTGTGCTCGATGAGGCGATTTCGGTTACCCACTTTGTCCGCTAGTTGCCTTATAAATGGCAAATCATCACCACTTCACAAGCGTCATGTCCGGTTTGCCCGAGTGGCGCTTGCAGATGTTCAAATCCGAGCTTTTCATACAGAGCAATGGCTTCTTTCAAGCAGGCAGTGGTTTCTAGGTAACAGCGTTGATAACCCATCTTTTTCGCGGCGCTGCGGCTGAGCGAAACGATTTTCTTGGCCAGACCCTGCCCACGGCAAATGGGTAAGAAGTACATTTTTTGTAACTCGCAGACACCTTCGACCCCTGCTAGCGCAGAAAAGCCACCTCCACCGACGATCTTCCCTTGATGTTCCACCACCCAATAGGCGGCATTTGCTTGTGAGTAGATGCTAAAAAGATCGTCTAGGGTTGGATCGGCAACACTGTAGCCTTTATCGGCGGTTAACCCATACTCCGCCGAGACTTGACGAATCACATTGGCGATTGAGGCGTTGTCTTCAACGGTGATAGGGCGCAAGACAAAGTCCATTTTTTCTGACATAAGACCAATCGTATTTCAAATTATGATGGTCAAAACTATAGAGTCACTACACGGTTGGGTGCAAACAAAAACTGTGCGAATCGAGGGTTTGTTTTGCCGCGCTGTGGCGCAACCAAACCTTCTCATGGAAGTAGTACACTACGGTGTTAATAGACGGTTCGAGTAATGCCATCACCCCACCGACAAACGCATCACCTGTTAACAAGTAAACCACGCTAAACGCCACGCTGAAATGCACGGTAGCAAAACTGGCGGTCTTGATTTTCGTCATCCACTGACGCGCTTTGAGCGCTGGCACGGTAGACCATGCTTTTTCATGGAAGTAAAACGCAATGGTATTGACCGCAGGTTCAATCATCGCAATCAAACTGCCGATGAGGATATCGCCCGTTAAGATGTAGGCAACAGTGAAAGCGACCGTAAAATGAAGTGCTGCAAAGGTAATGGTCTTTTTCATAATCTTATCTCTCATGATGCGTTTGGCTCGTTTTGCCACTGGTGACAGTATCATGGGAAAGTTACGAAAGTTAAAATCGATTAAATTTATTATTTTAATAGTCAAATGCTATTGGTTGTGCTTATTGATTGATTCATATAAATAATTAGTTGATAAAATAAACCCTTGTCACTGAATGTATTTCGGACGTTCGGTTAAAATTACACGCTTTTTATAAAGTTAATGTTTGATTAATCAATAATAAATCGAAAAACAACGTCAGGATAAAAATGAATGGACACTAAGCACATCACGAACTCAATTCAATTTAAAGGCCAAGGAGGGGAGTTCTTTGGTATCTGGATCGTCAACATCTTATTGTCGGTGATCACGCTAGGCATTTACTCAGCCTGGGCCAAGGTTCGCACCAAGCGCTACTTTTATGGCAACACCTTTATCGCGGGTGATAATTTCGAATACCACGCGCAACCGATGCAACTTCTCAAAGGACGCTTGGTGGCACTCGCTCTAGTGGTGATTTGGGTGGTAGCAAACTCATTCTTTCCATTAGCATCGTTGGTGTTGCTTGCGCTGTTCTATGTGGCGCTCCCTTGGCTTCTCTGGAGTAACGCCCGGTTTGATTCTGCTATGACCAGTTATCGAAATGTCCACTTTGCTTTTAATGGCTCGTTGAAAGAGGCTTATATGTCGATACTAGGTCGCGGTCTCGCATCGTTGCTTATTATCGCGATTTACATTGCTATTGTGGTGGCTTCAGCCAATGCGTCCGCGATGGTCGCTACACTATTAGGCTTTGGTACCTTGGTGCTGATGTTTGTTTTGTACGCTTGGGTAGTCGCAGGTATTCACCAATATTTTGCCTCGGGTTATCAGTATGGGGATTGGAAGTTTGTCGCTAAGATTGAAACGGGCTTCTTCTTGAAAACATACTGTAAAGCGATGCTGATTGGTTTCTTAACCGCAGTGGCTTTTATGATTGTGATGGGCACGTTTGTATTGGGCACTGACATTATGAATATCTTTGCTGGCGAAGTGGACCTGCTGGAAGGGAAAGGGGATTTTGCGTATGTGGTGTTGACTTATCTGGTGACGATTACGATGTCACTGGGTATCACCGCCTATACGACGACTCGTATCCGCAATTATGTTTTCTCGAGACTGACCGCAACGGCAGAAGCTCAGTCTGAGACGGAGTTTCGTTTTGCGTCAACCTTTGGTGTTTGGGACTACATGAGTTTGATAGTCACCAACTTCTTGTTGCAAGTGATCACGCTTGGCTTGGCTCGTCCTTGGGTGATGGTGCGCACCTCTCGCTACGTTGCTAGCCATACTGGTGTCATTGGAGATATGGATACGCTGAAAGCAACCGATCAAGATTCTGCGGTGAAAAACGCCATCAGTGATGAAGTGGCGCAAGCGTTTGATCTTGGCCTCAGTATCAGCTAATGCGCATCTTTGGAACCGCATTCCCGCCTCGTAGCTCAGAGCGCTGTGAGGCGGAGATCGACACTTCTCAACCACACTTGCTTGCTCTGCATGTGAATGGGGAGATTTTCAGTGCTGATTACCATTACCTGCACATCAGTGAGCCTGTAGGTCGCTTACCTGTGCGTATTTCCTTTCCGAATGGTTGGGTGTTTGTCACTGAGCCCAGTACGGCGTTATCGAAGTGGCTAGGTTTTCATAAAAAGCAAAGCTTTGTTGATCGAATGGAAGGTAACATCCCTGCTTGGATTCTTTCGGCTATGGTGTGTTTGGCGGTGATCGCGGGGTGCTATTACTATCTGTTGCCTTGGGGAAGTCAGAAGATCGCTGAGAGCTTACCGGATTCCTTATCTATCGCTGTTGGAGAGCAGGTGCTGGATTCGCTTGATTTGCAGTTGCAACCCAGTCAATTACCTGAGGAGCAGCAGAGCGCTATTCGCCAAAGAGTTCAACAGTTTGCGCAGGTATTGCCAGAGTTGCCGTATGACATCAAGGTGGAGTTTCGCTCAATGCCAGAAGGCGCCAATGCGTTTGCGCTCCCCGGTGGGACGATTGTTTTGCTTGATGAGCTAGTGGCGCTTGCACAAACCCAGCAACAGTTGGACAGCATCATTCTGCATGAGATGGGCCATGTCCATCACCGTCATATGATGAAGCAAGTGGTTCACTCCACCATTCTTTCGGTAGCGGTCTCTCTCATCACAGGAGAAAGTTCTGGGATTGTTGATAACTTAGCGGGGGTTGGGGTGTTTATCGTTTCCAATGGTCAGTCTCGTGAAGCGGAAACGCAAGCGGATCTGTACGCGAAAAAGGCAATGAAGCAGATCTATGGCACGAGTGAGCCGCTGGCTGAGATGTTCGAGCTGTTCAAAACGCAGGAAATGATGGATATTCCGGAATGGTTTAGTTCTCACCCTAATTTTTCCGAGCGAATTCAAGC
This window encodes:
- a CDS encoding GNAT family N-acetyltransferase; this translates as MSEKMDFVLRPITVEDNASIANVIRQVSAEYGLTADKGYSVADPTLDDLFSIYSQANAAYWVVEHQGKIVGGGGFSALAGVEGVCELQKMYFLPICRGQGLAKKIVSLSRSAAKKMGYQRCYLETTACLKEAIALYEKLGFEHLQAPLGQTGHDACEVVMICHL
- the arcA gene encoding arginine deiminase encodes the protein MSKLYVGSEVGQLRRVLLNRPERALTHLTPSNCHELLFDDVLLVEAAGKEHDAFADTLRQQGVEVLLLHDLMVDTLAVPEAKQWLLDVQISDFRYGPIFARDLRRYLSEMDNEHLATILLGGLAYSELPIQSASMLPRMKQPLDFVIEPLPNHLFTRDTSCWVYGGVSLNPMMKPARQRETNHLRAIYQWHPIFAGQDFIKYFGNEDLHYDNANIEGGDVLVIGKGAVLIGMSERTTPQGVENLAANLFKHGQAKEVIAIELPKHRSCMHLDTVMTHMDVDTFSVYPEIMRKDLHTWRLTPKGNGEMQVEALHNYLHAIERALGLNHLNIITTGGDSYEAEREQWNDANNVLTVKPGVVIGYERNVYTNEKYDKAGIEVLTIPGNELGRGRGGARCMSCPIERDDI
- the pyrB gene encoding aspartate carbamoyltransferase is translated as MTNSLYKKHIISIPELSRAELELIVKTAGQLKAEPNPELIKNKVVASCFFEPSTRTRLSFETAIQRIGGDVIGFDDGGNTSLAKKGETLSDSVQVISNYVDAFVMRHPQEGAARLASEFSNGVPVINAGDGANQHPTQTLLDLFTISETQGRLDNLNVAFVGDLKYGRTVHSLTQALAKFNNIRFFFVAPDALAMPDYILEDLDEAGISYSLHTDMETVIPELDILYMTRVQKERFDESEYAHIKSAYILTAALLEGARENLKVLHPLPRVDEITTDVDKTPHAYYFQQAGNGVYAREALLALVLNESL
- the argF gene encoding ornithine carbamoyltransferase, with amino-acid sequence MAFNLRNRNFLKLLDFSTKEIQFLIDLSADLKKAKYAGTEQKKLLGKNIALIFEKASTRTRCAFEVAAFDQGAQVTYIGPSGSQIGDKESMKDTARVLGRMYDGIQYRGFGQAIVEELGAFAGVPVWNGLTDEFHPTQILADFLTMLEHSQGKALADIQFAYLGDARNNVGNSLMVGAAKMGMDIRLVGPQAYWPDEELVAACQAIAKQTGGKITLTENVAEGVQGCDFLYTDVWVSMGESPEAWDERVALMKPYQVNMNVLKQTGNPNVKFMHCLPAFHNDETTIGKQVADKFGMKGLEVTEEVFESEHSIVFDEAENRMHTIKAVMVATLGS
- a CDS encoding glycosyl hydrolase 2 galactose-binding domain-containing protein, which produces MQLSLTGYWQLSPLTDLSIPQDDLCFPAPLSEILPASLSEQAIAAQEWHLMHDIEVDDSLLAYPAVEMVLAGVDYHAEVRLNGIAVFDCDKSQFEYRKDIRPYLQHGRNRFEILFLEEEEELLFEEDRLALCELGANAYQPSDERMGIWREPYLQFIRHVRLDCVTTEQIWHHGGGCEFKVDLYYQTYVSGLISASVKFDGRRYNIPLDLRSDHASALFQIDAPSPATPYQLEIELDGQTLSAPVVLDEAISVTHFVR
- the rluA gene encoding bifunctional tRNA pseudouridine(32) synthase/23S rRNA pseudouridine(746) synthase RluA, giving the protein MAMLEYLPPTDPWTEIIFEDDHILAVNKPSGLLSVPGRLPEHHDSMWSRLQEQYPEIQVVHRLDMSTSGLMVFAKNKRAEAALKKQFQYRLTHKVYYARVWGHVEADSGMIDLPLICDWPNRPMQKVCHEHGKPSQTAFQVAKREVHANGAQTTIMRLLPVTGRSHQLRVHMQALGHPIVGDEFYAQGDAFTFSERLELHAAELSFYHPKSHWLRSLFVPCDFYPDAEEMIFSYFDPARKLPDYKSLPKS
- the rraB gene encoding ribonuclease E inhibitor RraB, whose product is MSHEDEYLSVEELIEIQKEETRDIIAALLEDGSDPEALYEIEHHLFAEDFDTLEKAVVEAFKMGFEVLEAEETEDEDGNKLLCCDATMQSTLDAETIDAQVEKLVHLAEKYDIIYDGWGTYYEGEDALYQDDDEDEDFED
- a CDS encoding D-2-hydroxyacid dehydrogenase; this translates as MSLPVVVFLDRATIPAHITLPTLAFEHRWVEYDFTSPEQVIERLQAADIVITNKVLLDQALLAQLPNLRMIAVAATGFNNVDVDFCAEKGIAVANVRGYATRSVPEHVIAMLFALRRNLFGYHQDIAAGVWQQDKQFCFFTHPIGDVAGSTLGIIGSGALGQATAQLAQALGVKVLFAERKGQSDCRQGYHRFEEVLAQADAISLHCPLSAQTHHLIGAAELASMKSNAILINTGRGGLVDEQALVEALKKGDIAAAGVDVFSTEPADETNPLLANMHLPNLLLTPHVAWGSDSAITQLCEILLENINAYWRGETLNRLV
- the pyrI gene encoding aspartate carbamoyltransferase regulatory subunit, with the translated sequence MNKETKLQVEAIKNGTVIDHIPAQVGIKVLKLFDMHNSSQRVTIGLNLPSSALGNKDLLKIENVFINEEQASKLALYAPHATVNQIEDYQVVKKLALELPEFVSDVFECPNTNCITHNEPVASNFRVFEKKGDVRLKCKYCEKVFSREIVTER
- a CDS encoding RidA family protein — protein: MTKVLHTDSAPAAIGPYIQGVDLGNMVLTSGQIPVNPATGEVPADIAAQARQSLDNVKAVVEASGLTVGDIVKMTVFVKDLNDFGTVNEVYGNFFDEHNVAHYPARSCVEVARLPKDVGIEIEAIAVRK